In Acidobacteriota bacterium, a genomic segment contains:
- a CDS encoding regulatory protein RecX yields the protein MSKGAKGTDGAEGAALRLLALREHSREEIRAKLARRGFPGEEVERALDRLEQAGHLSDARFAEALARSELARGRGAVAIRAKLKRAGAATQVPEISTGEEERSLRGLLERRGVRAADLTEGKERARIWRFLRGRGFSASAIAKVLGSRAQEEGETE from the coding sequence ATGTCCAAGGGGGCCAAGGGAACCGATGGGGCGGAGGGCGCGGCCCTCCGCCTCCTGGCGCTGAGGGAGCACTCCCGGGAGGAGATCCGGGCCAAGTTGGCGCGCAGGGGCTTCCCCGGCGAGGAGGTCGAGCGCGCCCTGGACCGCCTGGAACAGGCCGGCCACCTCAGTGACGCGCGGTTCGCGGAGGCTTTGGCGCGCAGCGAACTGGCCCGCGGCAGGGGGGCCGTCGCCATCCGAGCCAAACTGAAGCGGGCCGGTGCCGCGACGCAGGTACCCGAGATTTCCACCGGAGAGGAAGAGAGATCATTGAGGGGGCTTCTGGAGCGCCGGGGGGTCCGCGCCGCCGATTTGACAGAGGGCAAGGAACGCGCCAGAATCTGGCGTTTCCTGAGGGGGCGGGGGTTTTCGGCCTCGGCCATCGCCAAGGTTCTGGGTTCCCGCGCCCAGGAAGAGGGAGAAACCGAATAA